GGGCTCGGACGATCAATGCTGAAGTTTTTCTACACCTTCCTGCTGATGCTGGGCGCGGCTTGCGGCCCTGCTGCGCGTGCGGAATCGGTGTTGTTCCTGAATCCGGGAAAGGTGGATGAAGCCTTCTGGGTCAGTTATTCGCAATTCATGCAGGCAGCCGCCACGGATCTGGGTATTGATCTGCGCATTCTCTACTCCCGGCGCATGCCGGAGCTCGCGCTGGCGCAAGCCCGTCAAGCGTTGCAAGGCCCCGATCGTCCTGACTATCTGGTGTTCGTCAACGAACAGTACGTTGCCCCGCAAATCCTGCGCCTGGCTCAGGGCAGCGGGGTGAAGCTGTTTATGGTCAACGCGTCGCTCACGGCAAATCAACTGAGCCTGTTGGGTGAGCGCCCTGATCGGCTGGGCAGCCTGGTGCCCAACGATGAAGAGGGCGGCTACCTGATGCTCAAGGAGCTGATCCGCCAGCATCCGCCCGTGGCGCCCGGTGAGGTGATCGAATTGCTGGCGTTCTCCGGCCTGAAGATCACGCCATCGGCGCAGCTGCGCGAGCAAGGCATGATGCGCGCGTTGGCCGAGCATCCCGAGGTGCGTTTGCGGCAACTGGTGTACAGCGGCTGGACTCGGGACCGTGCGT
This DNA window, taken from Pseudomonas fluorescens NCIMB 11764, encodes the following:
- a CDS encoding ABC transporter substrate-binding protein, with translation MLKFFYTFLLMLGAACGPAARAESVLFLNPGKVDEAFWVSYSQFMQAAATDLGIDLRILYSRRMPELALAQARQALQGPDRPDYLVFVNEQYVAPQILRLAQGSGVKLFMVNASLTANQLSLLGERPDRLGSLVPNDEEGGYLMLKELIRQHPPVAPGEVIELLAFSGLKITPSAQLREQGMMRALAEHPEVRLRQLVYSGWTRDRAYEQAKLLFRRYPKVSLVWSANDEMAFGAMQAYSETGGVPGKGALFSAVNTSTAALKAKVDGRLSVLLGGHFTLGGWALVELHDLDRGVDISQYGGRDRQIPLLQLVDRATARRMLAMGDSPDYGVDFRRLSAKGRPTSYRYPFSLQTLMR